Genomic segment of Thermodesulfobacteriota bacterium:
CCAATTTAAGATCCACCTCCTCCACAATGGGAACGTTCCTGAAATGTCTTTGTATGCTTTTTGCAAAGATACCCCTACCCTTTCGTGAAACTTCCAATCCGTTAGCATCGTATATTTTGGCACTCTTCCATCCGCAGCTTGGGGATTTGGATTTAAGTACGAATCCGTCGACAAAATGGAGTTTTGAAAGGAAGGACTCGCACACATTTTTTAGCAGCTCTGTCCGATCAATTCCTGTTTTTTCTTCTTGGACTATGAGTCTTCTTCGCTTCTTTTTAACGAGTATCAAAGGATTTCTTGGAACTCCAAGATTGGCCTCGATTTCTGGGCAAAAAGGGACTATTTCTGTGATCTCGGATAAGATTACGATACTTGCGTCAGATATTGTTTCGCCATTGTAGCGTACTTTTTCTCCAGTGAGACATTTGCTTACGACGATTATGGGTTTTGAATCCATCGATAAATTCTTACCTTTCTTACTCTTTCCTGTCCAGCGCAAGTTCTTGGCAATGGATTTCCTTTTGTGTTATAGAAAATTCGATGTACCTCCAGGACCTCATTATAGAGTTACAGAGATTCTGGGCTGAGAAGGGTTGCATAATTCAGCAACCTTACGACATGGAGGTTGGAGCTGGCACCTTCCATCCTGCCACCTTCCTTAAGGCTTTAGGACCGGAACCATGGTTTACAGCCTATGTTCAGCCCTCACGGAGACCGACTGACGGACGCTACGGGGAAAATCCCAATAGACTCCAGCACTACTATCAGTTTCAAGTTCTCATGAAACCGCATCCA
This window contains:
- a CDS encoding DUF523 domain-containing protein, which codes for MDSKPIIVVSKCLTGEKVRYNGETISDASIVILSEITEIVPFCPEIEANLGVPRNPLILVKKKRRRLIVQEEKTGIDRTELLKNVCESFLSKLHFVDGFVLKSKSPSCGWKSAKIYDANGLEVSRKGRGIFAKSIQRHFRNVPIVEEVDLKLEDKKKNFIVRVFLSSWIRKKTKEDFKSQFDDSILEILKINSHLLLSQNFSDGTAINPRKNEGDLKKTLFTRLSRNAVYRLYSLFEEIYQFNCCSGRGEMLKNNVRNHGRT